The following are encoded together in the Salvia hispanica cultivar TCC Black 2014 chromosome 6, UniMelb_Shisp_WGS_1.0, whole genome shotgun sequence genome:
- the LOC125197345 gene encoding receptor-like protein EIX2 translates to MSQESMIFEKRIAIKFVLVVLSCVFVSGDAEVRCIESEREALLNFKNGLIDKSGHLSSWRSNECCAWHGIECSNTTGHVIALKCDNFGLQGEFRSSLVELHHLNSLELSGIDFGGIPIPEFIGSMKQLQHLSLYDSNFSGVVPQQLGNLTNLRSLALGWNSFETVPPELGNLTNLRSLDLSENYLRIVPPQLWNLTNLRSLDLSFNSLVIVPPQLGNLTNLRLLNLSANDFGGTSIPEFIGSMKQLQHLSLQYSNFSGVIPPQFGNLTNLRSLDLSFNSLTSMSLSIHGFVLESLQILNLSGNQFNGSIPDLRPFPSLTDLDLSENNFTGPIPLSLGQLSELKLLDLTHNSLEGLVSESHFIKLDKLTELHLSFNPLLHLDIAPDWTPFQLSRIYLAECDVGPYFPKWIRSQRNLSSLDLTSANIRDEVPIWLWNTSSLLDFLFISDNQISGTIPNLSSTSILYMDLSYNQFSGPIPLFPATTYEIQLSGNMFSGSISSICETHHDQLETLRLSNNLLEGQVPNCWEKMPELYSINLANNKFSGEIPGSLVELQNLRALQMHGNNLSGELPYSLRHCHRLIIIDVGGNKLTGEVPTWIGQLHNMLILNLRGNKLHGSIPYQICNLTFIQILDLSINNFSSIIPDCFNNFTVLSSKYIQNPDFDEYLFGLVDLMNENKHSGYSSFQWKGKESEYWNNVERLKLIDFSSNRLTGNIPKSFSTMRGLISLNLSRNSLTGYIILDIGNMEVLDAFDLSHNQLSGKIPTSLAKINTLGFLDLSNNDLSGKIPTGTQLQSFNASAYAGNDGLCGDPLPKCPEDILRPSTTNSKGNMNEKDNVFSFMQEVGISMGFGFIFGFWGVIGSFIWKKSWRIAFFNLLDAVGDWFYVRIVVFVSKWRRN, encoded by the coding sequence ATGAGTCAAGAGAGtatgatttttgaaaaaagaataGCAATCAAATTTGTTCTCGTTGTTCtttcttgtgtttttgtttcaGGAGATGCAGAAGTGAGATGCATcgagagtgagagagaagcTCTTCTCAACTTTAAGAATGGCCTTATTGACAAGTCTGGTCATCTCTCGTCGTGGCGAAGCAACGAATGCTGTGCATGGCATGGTATTGAGTGCAGCAACACCACTGGCCATGTCATCGCCCTCAAATGTGATAATTTTGGATTGCAAGGTGAGTTTCGTTCTTCATTGGTGGAGTTGCATCATTTAAATTCTCTTGAACTTAGTGGAATTGATTTTGGAGGCATTCCAATCCCGGAATTCATTGGTTCCATGAAACAGTTGCAACACTTGTCTCTTTATGATTCTAATTTTTCTGGGGTTGTTCCTCAACAGTTAGGAAACCTTACCAATCTACGCTCACTTGCACTCGGTTGGAATAGTTTTGAGACTGTCCCTCCAGAGTTAGGGAACCTTACCAATCTACGGTCACTTGACCTTAGTGAGAATTATCTGAGGATCGTTCCTCCCCAATTGTGGAACCTTACCAACCTACGCTCACTTGATCTTAGTTTCAATAGTTTGGTGATCGTCCCTCCTCAATTGGGGAACCTTACAAACCTACGCTTACTTAACCTTAGTGCAAATGATTTTGGAGGCACTTCAATCCCAGAATTCATTGGTTCCATGAAACAATTGCAACACTTGTCTCTTCAGTATTCTAATTTTTCTGGGGTTATTCCTCCACAGTTTGGAAACCTTACCAATCTACGCTCACTTGATCTCTCGTTTAACTCTTTGACTTCAATGTCTCTTTCTATACATGGTTTTGTGTTGGAATCACTCCAAATACTAAACTTGTCTGGAAATCAATTCAATGGATCGATCCCAGACCTGAGACCATTTCCTTCGTTGACAGACTTGGACCTCTCCGAAAACAACTTTACAGGTCCCATTCCTCTGAGTCTTGGCCAACTCTCTGAGCTTAAACTTCTTGATCTTACTCATAATTCTTTGGAAGGTTTAGTGTCTGAATCCCACTTCATAAAGCTTGACAAGTTAACTGAACTGCATTTATCCTTCAATCCATTATTGCACTTGGATATTGCCCCTGATTGGACTCCTTTTCAGTTGAGTAGAATATATTTAGCTGAGTGCGACGTGGGtccatattttccaaaatggATACGATCTCAGAGGAATTTGTCATCCCTTGATCTCACTAGTGCCAATATAAGAGATGAAGTCCCCATATGGTTGTGGAATACGTCTTCCTTATTAGATTTCCTATTTATCTCAGACAATCAAATAAGTGGTACGATTCCGAATCTCTCATCCACCTCCATCTTGTATATGGATCTAAGTTACAATCAATTCTCAGGTCCTATACCATTATTTCCTGCAACTACTTATGAGATTCAGTTGAGTGGAAATATGTTTTCCGGttcaatttcatctatttGTGAAACACACCACGATCAGCTTGAGACACTTCGCCTCTCCAATAATCTGTTGGAAGGACAGGTTCCCAACTGCTGGGAGAAAATGCCGGAATTGTACTCCATCAATTTGGCTaacaacaaattttcaggTGAAATACCTGGCTCTTTGGTCGAGTTACAAAACCTTCGTGCCCTACAGATGCATGGTAATAATCTATCTGGTGAGTTGCCTTATAGTTTGAGACATTGCCATAGATTGATTATCATTGATGTTGGTGGGAACAAGTTAACAGGAGAGGTCCCAACTTGGATTGGCCAGTTGCATAACATGCTAATTCTAAATCTTCGAGGAAATAAATTGCATGGCAGTATTCCTTACCAGATATGCAATCTTACATTTATTCAAATTCTGGATTTATCGATAAATAACTTTTCTTCGATAATACCCGATTGCTTCAACAATTTTACAGTCTTGTCTAGTAAATATATCCAAAATCCAGATTTTGATGAATATCTTTTTGGTCTAGTAGACCTTATGAATGAAAATAAGCACAGCGGATATTCATCATTTCAATGGAAAGGCAAGGAATCTGAATATTGGAATAACGTTGAACGGCTCAAACTCATTGATTTTTCGAGCAATAGATTGACCGGAAACATTCCCAAATCGTTTTCCACTATGAGGGGATTAATATCCTTGAATCTATCTAGAAATAGTTTGACAGGATACATAATTCTAGATATTGGTAATATGGAGGTGTTAGATGCTTTTGATCTATCTCACAACCAACTCTCTGGCAAGATACCTACAAGTTTAGCAAAGATAAACACTCTTggttttcttgatttgtcGAACAACGATTTGTCTGGAAAAATTCCAACGGGCACTCAACTTCAGAGCTTCAATGCATCGGCTTATGCCGGTAATGATGGACTATGTGGCGACCCTCTACCAAAGTGCCCCGAAGATATCTTGAGGCCATCCACCACTAATTCGAAGGGAAACATGAATGAGAAAGACAACGTCTTCTCATTTATGCAAGAAGTTGGCATATCGATGGGTTTTGGTTTTATCTTTGGATTTTGGGGAGTTATTGGTTCATTCATATGGAAGAAATCATGGAGAATTGCATTCTTCAACTTGTTGGATGCTGTTGGAGATTGGTTCTACGTCAGGATTGTTGTGTTTGTATCCAAAtggagaagaaattga
- the LOC125195520 gene encoding receptor-like protein EIX2 gives MASSIRMVFSRHGEATNAANGTVVSVATPLAMLSPSRFMVNCKVMSCGFSGSIPPQLGNLTNLRTLDLSWNDFGGIPFPEFIGSMKQLQHLSLSGCNFSGSIPPQLGNLTNLRSLDLSGNYFGSIPPQLGNLTNLRTLDLRVNDFGGIPIPEFIGSMKQLQHLSLRGCNFFGSIPPQLGNLTNLRTLDLSWNDFGGIPIPEFIGSMKQLQDLSLSVCNFSGSIPPQFGNLTNLRTLDLSQNSLSSISPFMFGSVFGSLETLHLSDIFTGLMPSLRVFPSLIELDLSENNFTGSVPLSIGQLSKLQLLDLSHNSLEGIVPPSIGQLSELQFLDLSYNSLKGLISESHFIKLNKLYRLDLSFNPLFMLDNAPDWSPPFQLNYINLARCNVGQFPKWIHTQMNLFHLDLSRANITDEAPIWLWNMSSSLHYLYLYENQISGTVPIISSMSIWCMDLSYNQFSGRIPPFPVNASVVLLSGNMFSGSISSICKTHQKNLNYLDLSSNQLEGEVPNCWENMPNLEILNLPNNNFSGEIPFSLGGLPDLSTLRMHGNNLCGELPNSLRLSQRLRFIDVEGNKLTGEIPFWIGQLYELFFLNLRGNKLHGSIPSEICNLTNIQVLDLSINNLSWIIPDCFNNFTDFSREEDARQSEYPLGPIIFVGFQPIYLAPHIERFGYSSLHWKGKEREYWENILFLKLIDFSSNRLTGNIPKSFSTMRGLISLNLSRNSLTGHIIPDIGNMHMLDSLDLSHNQLLGKIPTSLAEIHTLGFLDLSNNNLSGKIPTGIQLQGFNASFYADNDGLCGNPLPICPEDSLRPSTTNSRENMNEKDNIFSFKQEVGISMGFGFIFGFWGVIGSFILKKSWRIAFFNFFDAAGDWFYVTIAVFVSKWRRS, from the exons ATGGCCTCATCGATAAGGATGGTTTTCTCTCGTCATGGCGAGGCAACGAATGCTGCAAATGGCACGGTGGTGAGTGTAGCAACACCACTGGCCATGTTATCACCCTCCAGATTTATGGTGAATTGCAAGGTGATGAG TTGTGGATTTTCTGGGAGCATTCCTCCTCAATTAGGGAACCTTACCAACCTACGCACACTTGACCTCAGTTGGAATGATTTCGGAGGCATTCCTTTCCCAGAATTCATTGGCTCCATGAAACAATTACAACACTTGTCTCTTAGCGGTTGTAACTTTTCTGGAAGCATTCCTCCCCAGTTAGGGAACCTTACCAACCTACGCTCACTTGACCTCAGTGGGAATTATTTTGGAAGCATTCCTCCTCAATTAGGGAACCTTACCAACCTACGCACACTTGACCTCAGGGTGAATGATTTTGGAGGCATTCCAATCCCAGAATTCATTGGCTCCATGAAACAATTACAACACTTGTCTCTTAGAGGTTGTAACTTTTTTGGAAGCATTCCTCCCCAGTTAGGGAACCTTACCAACCTACGCACACTTGACCTCAGTTGGAATGATTTCGGAGGCATTCCCATCCCGGAATTCATTGGCTCCATGAAACAATTACAAGACTTGTCTCTTAGCGTTTGTAACTTTTCTGGAAGCATTCCTCCTCAGTTTGGGAACCTTACAAACCTACGCACACTCGATCTCTCGCAAAATTCTTTGAGTTCCATATCTCCTTTCATGTTTGGTTCCGTATTTGGATCACTCGAAACATTGCACTTGTCTGATATATTCACTGGTTTAATGCCAAGCCTGAGAGTGTTTCCTTCATTGATAGAACTAGACCTTTCAGAAAATAACTTTACAGGCTCTGTTCCTCTAAGTATTGGCCAACTCTCCAAGCTTCAACTTCTAGATCTTTCTCATAATTCTTTGGAAGGTATAGTTCCTCCAAGTATTGGCCAACTCTCCGAGCTTCAGTTTCTAGATCTTTCTTATAATTCGTTGAAAGGTTTAATCTCTGAATCCCATTTCATAAAGCTTAACAAGTTATATAGACTTGATTTATCCTTCAATCCGCTATTTATGTTGGATAACGCCCCTGATTGGAGTCCTCCTTTTCAGttgaattatataaatttagcCAGGTGCAATGTGGGCCAATTTCCAAAATGGATTCACACTCAGATGAATTTGTTTCACCTTGATCTCAGTCGTGCCAATATAACAGATGAAGCCCCAATATGGTTGTGGAATATGTCTTCTTCATTACATTACTTATATCTTTACGAGAATCAAATAAGTGGTACAGTTCCAATTATCTCATCCATGTCCATTTGGTGTATGGATCTTAGTTACAATCAATTCTCGGGTCGTATACCACCATTTCCTGTCAATGCTTCTGTTGTTTTATTGAGTGGAAATATGTTCTCTGGttcaatttcatctatttGCAAAACTCACCAAAAGAACCTTAACTATCTTGACCTCTCCAGTAATCAGTTGGAAGGGGAGGTTCCCAACTGCTGGGAGAATATGCCCAACTTGGAGATCCTTAATTTGCCTAACAATAACTTTTCGGGTGAAATTCCTTTCTCTTTGGGCGGTTTACCAGATCTTAGTACACTACGAATGCATGGTAATAATTTATGTGGTGAATTGCCTAATAGTTTGAGACTTTCCCAAAGATTGAGATTCATTGATGTTGAAGGAAACAAGTTGACAGGAGAGATCCCATTTTGGATTGGCCAGCTGTATGAATTGTTCTTTCTAAACCTCCGTGGAAATAAATTGCACGGAAGTATTCCTTCCGAGATATGCAATCTTACTAATATTCAAGTTCTGGATTTGTCTATAAACAATCTATCTTGGATAATACCTGATTGCTTCAACAATTTTACTGACTTTTCGAGGGAGGAAGATGCCCGTCAATCTGAATATCCTTTAGGTCCAATAATATTTGTTGGCTTTCAGCCCATATATCTTGCACCTCATATTGAGCGCTTTGGATATTCATCATTACATTGGAAAGGTAAGGAACGTGAGTATTGGGAAAATATCTTGTTTCTCAAACTCATTGATTTTTCGAGCAATAGATTGACCGGAAACATTCCCAAATCATTTTCCACTATGAGAGGATTGATATCCTTGAATTTGTCAAGAAATAGTTTGACCGGACATATAATTCCAGATATTGGTAATATGCATATGCTAGATTCTCTTGATCTATCTCATAACCAACTCTTAGGAAAGATACCTACAAGTTTGGCAGAAATACACACTCTTGGTTTTCTTGATCTGTCGAACAACAATTTGTCTGGAAAAATCCCAACGGGTATTCAACTGCAGGGCTTCAATGCATCGTTTTATGCTGATAATGACGGACTATGTGGCAACCCTCTGCCAATTTGCCCCGAAGATTCCTTGAGGCCATCTACCACTAATTCAAGGGAAAACATGAATGAGAAAGACAACATCTTCTCATTTAAGCAAGAAGTTGGCATATCAATGGGCTTTGGTTTTATCTTTGGATTTTGGGGAGTTATTGGTTCATTCATACTGAAGAAATCATGGCGAATTGCATTCTTCAACTTTTTCGATGCTGCTGGAGATTGGTTCTACGTCACGATTGCTGTGTTTGTATCCAAATGGAGACGAAGCTGA
- the LOC125195523 gene encoding receptor-like protein EIX2 gives MEDAKAKVRCIESEREALLTFKNGLIDKNGILSSWQSDECCKWHGVECNNTTGHVITLQIDGVVDMDYVGELQGEVRSSLLELHHLNYLDLTQINFGGVLIPEFIGSMKQLQHLYLNSCNFSRTIPPQLGNLTNLRTLDLSWNDFGGIPIPEFIGSMKQLQHLYLNGCNFSRSIPSQLRNLTNLRALYISQNSLSSISPFVFGSIFGSLETLHLSDNQFTGLMPSLRVFPSLIKLDLSKNNFTGTVPLSIGQLSKLQLLDLSHNSLEGLVPPSIGQLSELQHLDLSHNSLEGLVSESHFSKLYKLKSLDLSFNPLLMLDTSLNWSPPFQLKYIYLVRCNVGQFPKWIQTQMNLSYLDLSGANITDEAPIWLWNMSSSLHYLYLSQNQISGAVPNISSMSIWFMDLSYNQFSGHIPPFPVNAPLNGEVPNCWEKMFDLESLSVIDVEGNKLTGEIPI, from the exons ATGGA AGATGCAAAAGCAAAAGTGAGATGCATAGAGAGTGAGAGGGAAGCTCTTCTAACCTTCAAGAATGGCCTCATCGATAAGAATGGTATTCTCTCTTCTTGGCAAAGTGACGAATGCTGCAAATGGCACGGTGTTGAGTGCAACAACACCACTGGCCATGTTATCACCCTCCAGATTGATGGTGTGGTTGATATGGATTATGTTGGTGAATTGCAAGGTGAGGTTCGTTCTTCATTGCTTGAGTTGCATCATTTAAACTATCTTGACCTTACTCAGATCAATTTTGGAGGCGTTCTAATCCCAGAATTCATTGGTTCCATGAAACAATTACAACACTTGTATCTTAATAGTTGTAACTTTTCTAGGACTATTCCTCCCCAGTTAGGGAACCTTACCAACCTACGAACACTTGACCTCAGTTGGAATGATTTTGGAGGCATTCCAATCCCAGAATTCATTGGCTCCATGAAACAATTACAACACTTGTATCTTAATGGTTGTAACTTTTCTAGGAGCATTCCTTCTCAGTTAAGGAACCTTACCAACCTACGCGCACTCTATATCTCGCAAAATTCTTTGAGTTCCATATCTCCTTTTGTGTTTGGTTCCATATTTGGATCACTTGAAACATTGCACTTGTCTGATAATCAATTCACTGGTTTAATGCCAAGCCTGAGAGTGTTTCCTTCATTAATAAAACTGGACCtttcaaaaaataactttaCAGGCACTGTTCCTCTAAGTATTGGCCAACTCTCCAAGCTTCAACTTCTAGATCTTTCTCATAATTCTTTGGAAGGTTTAGTTCCTCCAAGTATTGGCCAACTCTCCGAGCTTCAACATCTAGATCTTTCTCATAATTCTTTGGAAGGTTTAGTCTCTGAATCCCACTTCTCTAAGCTTTATAAGCTGAAGTCACTAGATCTATCATTCAATCCATTATTGATGTTGGATACTTCCCTTAATTGGAGTCCTCCATTTCAGttgaagtatatatatttagtcaGGTGCAATGTGGGCCAATTTCCAAAATGGATTCAAACTCAGATGAACTTGTCTTACCTTGATCTCAGTGGTGCCAATATAACAGATGAAGCCCCAATATGGTTGTGGAATATGTCTTCTTCATTACATTACTTATATCTTTCCCAGAATCAAATAAGTGGTGCAGTTCCAAATATCTCATCCATGTCCATTTGGTTTATGGATCTTAGTTACAATCAATTCTCGGGTCATATACCACCATTTCCTGTCAATGCACCT TTGAACGGGGAGGTTCCCAACTGCTGGGAGAAAATGTTCGACTTGGAG AGTTTAAGTGTCATTGACGTTGAAGGAAACAAGCTGACAGGAGAGATCCCCATTTAG
- the LOC125195522 gene encoding receptor-like protein EIX2 has protein sequence MISQNIKAVKFVVVVVVLSSVFVSGDAAVRCIESEREALLTFKNGLIDNYTFGVLSLWQSNECCEWYGIKCSNITGHVTTLQLRGFEFHELQGELRSSLVELHHLNSLDLRGIDFRGIRIPEFIGSMKQLQHLSLSSCNFSGSISPQLGNLTDLRSLCLSENDFGGTPIPEFIGSMKQLQQLSLMDCYLTGTIPTQLGNLTNLHTLDLSWNSLSSISLLLNGSVWESIKILDLSYNNLSGSIPGLRAFPSLTELSLSRNNFTGSIPISICQLSKLQFLYLSYNSLEGSVPPSIGQLSKLQILDLSYNSLEGSVPPSIGQLSKLQILDLSYNSLEGSVPPSIGQLSELQSLYLSYNSMEGIISESHFIKLDKLKTLDLSFNSLLMLDFAPDWSPPFQLGNIYLAGCNVGPFPKWIQTQMNLPYLDLGGANIKDEVPRWLSNLSSSLEYLYLSNNQISGTIPNLSSMSFQYMDLSYNQFSGHIPPFPVNASIIVLSGNMLSGSISSICKTRQESLRYLDLSNNHLEGEVPSCWEKMPNLYILNLSNNSFSGEIPLTLGYLHDLTMLQMHGNNLSGDLPSSLRLCQGLALIDVGGNKLKGEIPTWIGQLYGMLFLNLRGNKLYGSIPPEICDLTYIQVLDLSLNNLSWIIPDCFNNFSVLSGEDELLSARQYENIFGKTFLSYRTTIFGSGYSSFQWKGKEYEYWDNLALLKLIDFSSNRLSGNIPKSFSTMRGLRSLNLSGNSLTGYIIPDIGNMEVLDSLDLSHNQLSGKIPTSLGEINTLSFLDLSNNSLSGKIPTSTQLQSFSALSYAENDGLCGDPLPVCPEDSLRPSTTDPRENMNENDGNIFPFMQEVGISMGFGFIFGFWGVIGSFILKKSWRIAFFNLLDAAGDWFYVRIVVFVSKWR, from the coding sequence ATGAtttctcaaaatataaaagcagtaaaatttgttgttgttgttgttgttcttTCTAGTGTGTTTGTTTCAGGAGATGCAGCAGTGAGATGCatagagagtgagagagaagcTCTCCTAACATTCAAGAATGGCCTCATCGATAACTATACTTTTGGTGTTCTCTCGTTGTGGCAAAGCAATGAATGCTGCGAGTGGTATGGTATTAAGTGCAGCAACATCACTGGCCATGTCACCACCCTCCAGCTTCGTGGTTTTGAATTCCATGAATTGCAAGGTGAGCTTCGTTCTTCGTTGGTGGAGTTGCATCATTTAAATTCTCTTGACCTTAGAGGAATTGATTTTAGAGGCATTCGGATCCCAGAATTCATTGGTTCCATGAAACAATTACAACACTTGTCTCTTAGCAGTTGTAACTTTTCTGGAAGCATTTCTCCTCAGTTAGGAAACCTTACCGACCTACGCTCACTTTGCCTTAGTGAGAATGATTTTGGAGGAACTCCGATCCCAGAATTCATTGGTTCAATGAAACAATTACAACAATTGTCTCTTATGGATTGTTACCTTACTGGTACAATTCCAACTCAGTTAGGGAACCTTACCAATCTACACACACTTGATCTCTCCTGGAACTCTCTGTCTTCTATATCTCTTTTGCTGAATGGTTCTGTATGGgaatcaatcaaaatattgGACTTGTCTTATAATAATCTCAGTGGATCAATCCCAGGCCTAAGAGCATTTCCTTCATTGACAGAACTGAGCCTTTCCAGAAACAACTTTACAGGCTCCATTCCTATAAGTATTTGCCAACTCTCCAAGCTTCAATTTCTATATCTTTCTTATAATTCTTTGGAAGGTTCAGTTCCTCCAAGCATTGGCCAACTATCTAAGCTTCAAATTCTAGATCTTTCTTATAATTCTTTGGAAGGTTCAGTTCCTCCAAGCATTGGCCAACTATCTAAGCTTCAAATTCTAGATCTTTCTTATAATTCTTTGGAAGGTTCAGTTCCCCCAAGTATTGGCCAACTCTCCGAGCTTCAAAGTCTATATCTTTCTTATAATTCTATGGAAGGTATCATCTCTGAATCCCACTTCATCAAGCTTGATAAGTTAAAAACACTAGATTTATCCTTCAATTCATTATTGATGTTGGATTTTGCCCCTGACTGGAGTCCTCCTTTTCAATTGGGTAATATATATTTAGCCGGGTGCAATGTGGGCCCATTTCCCAAATGGATTCAAACTCAGATGAATTTGCCATACCTTGATCTCGGTGGTGCCAATATAAAAGATGAAGTGCCAAGATGGTTGTCAAATTTGTCATCTTCATTAGAGTACTTGTATCTCTCCAACAATCAAATAAGTGGTACAATTCCGAACCTCTCATCCATGTCATTTCAATATATGGATCTTAGTTACAATCAATTCTCAGGTCATATACCACCATTTCCTGTCAATGCCTCTATTATTGTATTGAGTGGAAATATGCTCTCCGGttcaatttcatctatttGCAAAACTCGCCAAGAGAGCCTTCGCTACCTCGACCTCTCCAATAATCACTTGGAAGGGGAGGTTCCCAGCTGCTGGGAGAAAATGCCCAACTTGTACATCCTTAATTTGTCTAACAATAGTTTTTCTGGTGAAATTCCTCTCACTTTGGGCTATTTACATGATCTCACTATGCTACAAATGCATGGTAATAATTTATCTGGTGACTTGCCTAGTAGTTTAAGACTTTGCCAGGGATTGGCATTAATTGATGTTGGAGGGAACAAGTTAAAAGGAGAGATCCCCACTTGGATTGGCCAGTTGTATGGAATGCTCTTTCTAAACCTTCGgggaaataaattatatggaaGTATTCCTCCCGAGATATGCGATCTTACTTATATTCAAGTTCTAGATTTGTCCCTAAACAATCTATCTTGGATAATACCCGATTGCTTCAATAATTTTAGTGTCTTGTCGGGTGAGGATGAGCTCTTAAGTGCGCGTcagtatgaaaatatttttggtaaaacaTTTCTGAGCTATCGGACCACCATATTTGGATCTGGATATTCATCATTTCAATGGAAAGGTAAGGAATATGAGTATTGGGATAATCTCGCGCTTCTCAAACTCATTGATTTTTCGAGCAATAGATTGAGCGGAAACATTCCTAAATCATTTTCCACAATGAGGGGATTAAGATCCTTGAATCTATCAGGAAATAGTTTAACAGGATATATAATTCCTGATATTGGTAATATGGAGGTGCTAGATTCTCTTGATCTATCGCATAACCAACTCTCTGGTAAGATACCTACAAGTTTAGGTGAGATAAACACTCTCAGTTTTCTTGATTTGTCGAACAACAGTTTGTCTGGAAAAATTCCAACCAGTACTCAACTTCAAAGCTTCAGTGCATTGTCTTATGCCGAGAATGATGGACTTTGTGGCGACCCTCTGCCAGTGTGCCCGGAAGATAGCTTGAGGCCATCCACCACTGATCCAAGAGAAAACATGAATGAGAACGACGGCAACATCTTCCCATTTATGCAAGAAGTTGGGATATCAATGGGCTTTGGTTTTATCTTTGGATTTTGGGGAGTTATTGGTTCATTCATTTTGAAGAAATCGTGGAGAATTGCATTCTTCAACTTGTTGGATGCTGCTGGAGATTGGTTCTACGTTAGGATTGTTGTGTTTGTATCCAAATGGAGATGA
- the LOC125195521 gene encoding receptor-like protein EIX2 has translation MEVLDALDLSHNQLSGKIPISLAGIHTLGFLDLSNNSLSGKIPTSTQLQSFSASYYAGNDGLCGDPLPKCPGDILRSSTTNSKGNMNEKDSVFSFMQEVGISMGFGFIFGFWGVIGTFIWKKSWRIAFFNLLDVVGDWFYVRITVSVSRWRRN, from the coding sequence ATGGAGGTGCTAGATGCTCTTGATCTATCTCACAACCAACTCTCTGGCAAGATACCTATAAGTTTGGCAGGAATACACACTCTTGGTTTTCTCGATTTGTCGAACAACAGTTTGTCTGGAAAAATTCCAACCAGTACTCAACTTCAGAGCTTCAGTGCTTCGTATTATGCAGGTAATGATGGACTATGTGGCGACCCTCTACCAAAGTGCCCCGGAGATATCTTGAGGTCATCCACCACTAATTCGAAGGGAAACATGAATGAGAAAGACAGTGTCTTCTCATTTATGCAAGAAGTTGGGATATCAATGGGCTTTGGTTTTATCTTTGGATTTTGGGGAGTTATTGGTACATTCATATGGAAGAAATCATGGAGAATTGCATTCTTCAACTTGTTGGATGTTGTTGGAGATTGGTTCTATGTCAGGATTACTGTGTCTGTATCCAGAtggagaagaaattga